The uncultured Celeribacter sp. genome includes the window TGTAGATCAGTGTGGCCTCGGGATGGGCCTCGCGCGCGGCCTGCAAAAGCGCCCGGTTGGTCCGCACCGGGCCGGCGGCCAGTCGGATCGAGGCATCGTCTTCGACCTGTCCGACCACCAGAATGCGCGGCCCATCGGGCAGGGGCGGCATGCTCTTGCCCTGATTGTATTTCGTCAGTTCCAGTGCAATCAGACAGCGCAGAAGCTGATCAATGCGCTCGGCGGCGTGGAGAGGCATCTGAACACGCCGGATAATCCAGTGTTCCAGACGTGACGGCTGAGAGGGGTCGAAATAGAGGCCCAGATCGTCGAGCACCAAAGACATCGGCCGAACCAGTGCCGCGCCAAGCCCGCGCGAACGCAGGAAGCCATCTTCCATGCGCAGATCTGCCTGTTGCGCCAGAGCCGGCGACAGCCCCCAATGGACATGTTTCCGGCCCGCGACTGTCGCTGCTCGCAGCTTTTGTGGATGGTCGGTGAACCCGATCCCCCGGGCTCCGATGTAGCGCCGCAGAAACGGCCGTTTCCAGCGCAGGATGTTGGAGGCGACATAGCCCGCGGCATCTTCTTTGCGGGCGCGGTTGCAGGCCTCTAAGTGCGCCAGAACCGTTTCAATCTCGCAGGGCGCGCCATGTCGGTCTAGCCAGTCTGGAAAGATCATCATTGCACCGGCGAAAAGCTGGGCGCGGGTCAGGCGACGGGTGACGTGCGGATTGGGGGTTTCGTCTTCGCTCAGTCCGAGGTTGGCATACCAGGGCTGTCCGAAGACGCGGGGCCGGTGCCCGGCGAGGATGGCCTCAAATCCGGCTCCGGCGCTGTGGGTGTAAACGGCTGTGGCCATCGACAGAAGGTCCCACAGATTGCTGTCCGCAGGCGCGTGCAGAAGGCGCTGGCCAGCGTCTGTGTTGCTGAGCAGCCCCTCGGCGCAGGGCAGAATGACTGCGGTCGCATTGATGGTTTCGGTCTGGGCAAAGACCAGAAGTTCCTGCATATCGGCCTGACTTGCGCTGCCTTCAGGCTGGTCGAGGACCAGCACATAGGGGTTGTTCGGCCGTGCCGGAAAGGGGGGCACAACCTTTGCCGTTTGCAGGGCGCAGAGCCAGTCCATTGCATGTCGCGCGCGCGACAAAAGGGCGGCATCGTCCAGAGCACCGCGCTGCAGGATGTCGAGCAGCGCCTCTTCCGGACCGGTCTGGGGCTGTGGCAGCCCGGCAGTGGCAAGTTGGGCGAAAAGGGCAGGGGGCGTGGACAAAAGCCGCCCCGGCACGATGGCGGGGGCGGCTTGGGATTTGCGAGGGTCGCCAGCGACCATCTGATCAGTTGCCGAGAGCTGAGCCCAGCGAATTGGCCGAGTTCGCCGTGCCAGTGATCGCGGCAATGGTTTTGGTCCACTGCACGAAGGGCGCTTCGGTCACATAGAGCGTATCGCCATCCCGGATCAGGAAGTCGCGGGCCAGAAACAGACCATTGGGCTGCGTCAGGTCATGCACGTATATCAGGCGTTGGGTGCCTGAAATGTCACTGCGTCCCAGCACCTGACGGGCGATTTCTTCGGGTTCGTTGCGGAAGACAAAGACACCTGTGGGGTCGGCGGCATTGGTTTGAAGCCCTCCGACCTGGGCGATGGCTTCCAGGGCCGACAGGTTGCGGGTCTTGAAGGGGATCACGCTTTGGCCGCCGGTGGCGCCAAGGGCGGTGAAGGAGCGAGGATCTTCTTCGACAAGAATACGATCTCCATCGCGCAGGGCGATGTCGAACCGCGGGTTGTCGTAGAGATCGGCAAACCAGACCGAACCGGAGCGGCCACTGCGGGTCACGGTGATCTGCGCCACATCGGGTTCGACGGTGACGCCGCCGGCCTGCGCCAGCATGCCCGTCAGGCGGCGGGTCGGGCGT containing:
- a CDS encoding polysaccharide biosynthesis/export family protein — encoded protein: MSRTLRMVALAATVAGLSACGLPRSGPNKSEIYSGSVLKGGDAFVVTVNDRVNAATAINQDLGFSSAFLNAGVVGSDTIAPGDVLALTIWENVDDGLLAGRGGNATRLSEVQVDGNGFIFVPYAGRIKASGNSPETIRRIITEKLAAQTPDPQVMVSRAAGKGAGVTITGKISGQGVYPIERPTRRLTGMLAQAGGVTVEPDVAQITVTRSGRSGSVWFADLYDNPRFDIALRDGDRILVEEDPRSFTALGATGGQSVIPFKTRNLSALEAIAQVGGLQTNAADPTGVFVFRNEPEEIARQVLGRSDISGTQRLIYVHDLTQPNGLFLARDFLIRDGDTLYVTEAPFVQWTKTIAAITGTANSANSLGSALGN
- a CDS encoding capsular polysaccharide biosynthesis protein, translating into MVAGDPRKSQAAPAIVPGRLLSTPPALFAQLATAGLPQPQTGPEEALLDILQRGALDDAALLSRARHAMDWLCALQTAKVVPPFPARPNNPYVLVLDQPEGSASQADMQELLVFAQTETINATAVILPCAEGLLSNTDAGQRLLHAPADSNLWDLLSMATAVYTHSAGAGFEAILAGHRPRVFGQPWYANLGLSEDETPNPHVTRRLTRAQLFAGAMMIFPDWLDRHGAPCEIETVLAHLEACNRARKEDAAGYVASNILRWKRPFLRRYIGARGIGFTDHPQKLRAATVAGRKHVHWGLSPALAQQADLRMEDGFLRSRGLGAALVRPMSLVLDDLGLYFDPSQPSRLEHWIIRRVQMPLHAAERIDQLLRCLIALELTKYNQGKSMPPLPDGPRILVVGQVEDDASIRLAAGPVRTNRALLQAAREAHPEATLIYKPHPDVEAGLRRGRVDDAARIADVVARDADPLALIAACDRLWTMTSLMGFEALLRDTPVTCLGMPFYAGWGLTEDHLPRPARRQGAHPTLAGLAHAALIDYPRYFDPRDGAAISPEEALTLLANAPPGRSPLVQSALVMLRKLRARALGIAR